In Euwallacea similis isolate ESF13 chromosome 5, ESF131.1, whole genome shotgun sequence, a single window of DNA contains:
- the LOC136408982 gene encoding early endosome antigen 1-like, with amino-acid sequence MRAEAPSRKKLTGKEYQNLRGHGGGDGLPQNPSVRRRIPISSSSKLNANGSKDEILKLKLETALAEVRPEKQIPTKTWIPINKQFLQKSASVAEITPTKTTKERLLIASTEVSSVKIYATPRPLNPKPKKMFCSQERNSCRIYRRLMLLAWRRSRAIVKELKGKTEKQQIQIVQLELQINVISQLRISESQKRKETQSECLKLRQGSEFLEIENGQLIESLQNCREMVKNELKVAKAENNFLSDQSTKMQEIISKKNSEKKLLQEKIMFQADEISNQKELLQGLQDKLKLVQKSLKIVEANYEIQEKKYAKLKCEFQKQLDKNTSVMKQLRSLQEEKITLSLKTDRLEMQLTDYIRSCEELKDENAELKQEVYNMSIELMEEQKHNWVQKTKHFTLLSLSALEKIAHVVITFYLDNHVSF; translated from the exons ATGAGAGCAGAAGCACCTTCCAGGAAAAAACTAACAGGGAAAGAGTATCAAAACCTTAGGGGACATGGAGGGGGCGATGGACTTCCCCAGAATCCCTCAGTCAGGAGAAGAATCCCTATATCTTCCTCTAGTAAGCTCAACGCAAATGGATCAAAGGATGAAATCTTGAAACTCAAGCTGGAAACTGCTTTAGCAGAAGTGCGCCCTGAGAAACAAATACCAACTAAAACGTGGATTCCCATCAACAAGCAATTCTTGCAGAAGTCTGCTTCAGTAGCTGAGATCACCCCCACCAAGACCACCAAAGAAAG ATTATTAATAGCTTCCACTGAAGTTTCCTCCGTGAAAATCTACGCCACCCCTCGCCCACTAAACCCGAAACCTAAAAAGATGTTTTGTTCTCAAGAACGGAATAGCTGTAGAATTTATCGTAGACTTATGCTTCTGGCTTGGAGGCGATCACGTGCAATTGTTAAAgaattgaaaggaaaaacGGAGAAACAGCAAATTCAG ATTGTTCAGCTCGAGCTGCAAATCAATGTTATAAGCCAGCTGAGAATTTCGGAAAGTCAGAAGAGAAAGGAGACTCAGAGCGAATGTTTGAAGCTCAGACAAGGCagtgaatttttggaaatagaaaatggtCAATTAATTGAG AGTCTACAAAATTGCCGGGAGATGGTGAAAAATGAGTTGAAAGTGGCGAAAGCCGAGAATAATTTTCTGAGCGACCAATCAACTAAGATGCAAGAAATCATCAGCAAGAAGAATTCAGAAAAGAAGTTGCTTCAGGAAAAA ATTATGTTCCAAGCCGACGAAATAAGCAACCAAAAGGAACTCCTTCAGGGACTTCAAGATAAATTGAAACTTGTTCAAAAATCCCTAAAAATCGTAGAAGCAAACTATGAAATACAAGAGAAAAAATATGCGAAATTGAAATG cGAATTCCAAAAGCAACTGGATAAAAACACCTCAGTCATGAAGCAGCTTCGCTCTCTGCAGGAAGAGAAAATTACCCTTTCTCTGAAAACTGATAGATTGGAAATGCAACTTACCGATTATATCCGTTCATGCGAAGAACTAAAAGACGAAAATGCCGAGCTGAAGCAGGAAGTTTACAATATGTCCATAGAGTTGATGGAGGAACAAAAACACAACTGGGTTCAAAAGACTAAACATTTCACTTTACTGTCGTTATCGGCCTTAGAAAAAATTGCTCACGTCGTGATTACATTTTACCTTGATAATCATGTCAGTTTTTGA
- the LOC136408892 gene encoding chymotrypsin-2-like codes for MYSTLFLILGSYLILREGSSAPGAVQIVNGTVAKDGEFPYIVELRNVKNVFLCGGSIIGEKWVLTAGHCVETRSVQNVVYGTNILYNTKEVDTYINVSKLYLHPKFKYNFTTVGAVPLYDIGIVELEKPFPFSDKVSPIVLTDSYFVPYHINGILSGWGTNSTNGSLQHELQKVTLQLLTAQECIDQITKYSGEDFFNPIHNLCSDDYWKGECFGDSGSPYVIDNIQYGVVSWSIKPCGSNPGTYSHIGNPDYRDFIKNITGI; via the exons ATGTATAGTACTCTCTTCCTTATTTTAGGGTCATATCTTATTTTAAGAGAAG GTAGTTCAGCACCAGGAGCAGTTCAAATAGTTAATGGCACAGTAGCTAAGGATGGAGAATTTCCCTATATA GTAGAACTTCGTAATGTAAAGAATGTCTTCCTGTGTGGAGGATCGATAATTGGGGAAAAATGGGTGCTGACCGCTGGTCATTGCGTTGAAACTAGGAGTGT GCAAAACGTGGTATACGGCACTAATATCTTATATAACACTAAAGAAGTGGACACCTACATCAATGTTTCGAAACTATATTTGCacccaaaatttaaatataactttACAACAGTGGGTGCAGTTCCTTTGTATGATATTGGAATTGTGGAA TTAGAAAAACCATTTCCATTTTCTGATAAAGTAAGCCCCATCGTTCTAACAGACTCCTATTTTGTACCATACCACATTAATGGAATTCTTTCTGGCTGGGGCACCAATTCTACGAATGGTTCTCTTCAGCATGAGTTGCAGAAAGTTACACTGCAACTGTTAACTGCGCAAGAATGTATCGACCAAATTACTAAATATAGTGGTGAGGATTTCTTCAATCCTATACACAATCTTTGTAGCGACGACTACTGGAAAGGAGAATGCTTT GGTGATTCAGGAAGCCCCTATGTGATTGATAATATTCAATATGGAGTTGTATCATGGTCTATTAAGCCTTGCGGAAGCAATCCAGGAACTTACAGTCACATCGGTAATCCTGACTACCGTGattttattaagaatattACCGGCAtctga
- the LOC136409007 gene encoding apoptosis-resistant E3 ubiquitin protein ligase 1-like: MQDSAKIKLLTISFIIFTPIIYFSYRTSLSKNLKESLEKDVLKWLEEFKLERHVVVFRGNGISLATQTEELPDLSAPDEQRLREAAVALQQRLVLLHWLARQGLQGYMARLLTMGVTRLEDVYWLEDNKAKQVFNKGVGDWSAARQSLPISKGDLDRLKADLWSEVVKNSNHQDAWTWGGMLMVSVSVAGLITLVVMTQPSLAPETKHTLLQYVTGKYLHPSNCKVHFQWNLPHPVGKITCFTVNFYQRNRQPYPICDTDNFNVDITGGPRKLNVITELGSPTDPNSANVAKVIFTVRHAGQYRISIMINNHHVAGSPFFTVFVAGLAYAQRTVVIRHCSTVVCTANVAHILYIEPRDEYGNICKYDSDLTPTEGYLVQIVPLGSASRESIIDCEDNYSVTLDYDWNTNRVSVQLKFAKQGCYHATIKYNGTELHNGDFDIIVLNSVDSTLVQKNVAIKSHNICYDAKLISVKSDVLVKPKKVLCYVSPKQLIVKELILRFIPKRLFTFRLCPSTKFIFQSGTLKASDTGDDSFLIDDGCQPRIELISKDRNVIAATFAQFLLKNMGGSETFKDKQDFFYHEMRKYHQKHYHEKLAMEVKRDKLLESSMKASKNFSVSDWCKNFEISFSGEQGIDWGGLRREWFELICAQLFDAKYGLFCSFHEGQQSLVHPNPNRPPTLKLKHYEFAGKVVGKCLYETALGGSYRQLVRARFTRSFLAQVIGLRVHYKYFEQDDPDLYLTKIKYLLENNIDEIETEVYFVEEEYDNTGQLNRAVELIPNGTKIRVKDSTKLQYLDALAQYKLATKVKDELEAFLKGLNELIPDNLLSIFDENELELLLCGTGQYSSADLRAHHVLNGDSSEFRRVVGWFWAAVGNFTQEEIARLLQFVTGCSQLPAGGFAELTPRFQITAAPTFGNLPTAHTCFNQLCLPDYDSYQHFEKALLLAISEGTEGFGMV, from the exons atgcagGACAGTGCCAAAATCAAATTGTTAAcgatttcatttattatttttacgcccataatttattttagttatcGAACTTCTTTGTCCAAAAATCTGAAAGAGTCTCTGGAAAAGGATGTTCTGAAGTGGCTGGAAGAATTTAAACTGGAAAGACACGTCGTCGTTTTCAGAGGAAACG gTATATCTCTTGCTACCCAAACCGAGGAACTGCCAGACCTCTCAGCTCCCGATGAGCAGCGTCTCCGTGAAGCAGCCGTTGCTCTACAACAGCGCCTGGTCCTGCTACACTGGTTAGCCAGGCAGGGCCTACAGGGTTACATGGCCAGGTTGCTAACGATGGGTGTGACCCGATTAGAAGATGTTTATTGGCTAGAGGACAACAAGGCTAAGCAAGTCTTCAACAAAGGCGTGGGCGATTGGTCAGCAGCCCGACAATCGTTGCCGATCTCAAAGGGCGACTTGGACAGATTAAAGGCTGATCTCTGGTCAGAAGTGGTGAAGAACAGCAACCATCAGGACGCTTGGACATGGG GTGGCATGTTGATGGTTTCAGTGTCTGTAGCTGGACTGATCACATTAGTAGTCATGACCCAGCCCTCCTTAGCTCCGGAAACCAAACATACCTTATTGCAGTATGTCACTGGAAAGTACCTGCATCCATCTAACTGCAAG GTGCATTTTCAGTGGAATTTACCGCATCCAGTAGGCAAAATCACATGTTTCACTGTAAACTTTTATCAACGCAATAGACAGCCTTATCCGATCTGTGATACTGACAATTTTAATGTAGATATTACTGGAGGCCCCAGGAAG TTGAATGTAATAACAGAACTGGGGTCTCCGACTGACCCCAACAGCGCAAATGTGGCTAAAGTCATATTTACCGTTCGCCATGCCGGCCAATACCG GATTTCGATAATGATAAACAACCATCATGTAGCCGGAAGCCCCTTTTTCACAGTATTCGTGGCAGGATTGGCATACGCGCAACGCACTGTAGTGATCAGACACTGTAGCACTGTAGTTTGTACAGCCAACGTGGCTCATATCTTATACATCGAGCCAAGAGATGAATATGgcaatatttgtaaatatgaTTCCGATCTTACACCCACTGAG GGATATTTAGTTCAGATAGTTCCTTTAGGATCCGCTTCGCGAGAGAGTATAATAGATTGCGAGGACAACTATTCAGTAACTTTGGACTATGACTGGAACACAAATAGAGTAAGCGTTCAGCTCAAATTTGCCAAACAGGGATGTTACCACGCCACGATTAAGTATAATGGGACAGAGCTTCATAATGGGGACTTCGACATTATCGTTTTAAACA GTGTGGATTCTACTTTAGTTCAAAAAAACGTGGCGATAAAAAGCCACAATATTTGCTACGACGCGAAACTGATTAGTGTTAAAAGCGACGTTTTAGTTAAGCCCAAAAAAGTGCTGTGTTACGTATCTCCGAAGCAGCTTATAGTCAAAGAGTTAATTCTGAGATTTATACCAAAGAGATTATTCACTTTTAGGCTATGTCCTTCGACTAAG tttatatttCAATCGGGAACTCTTAAGGCAAGTGACACAGGCGATGATTCGTTTTTAATCGACGACGGGTGCCAACCACGAATCGAATTAATCTCAAAGGACCGAAATGTTATAGCCGCAACTTTCGCGCAATTCCTCCTCAAGAATATGGGAGGATCTGAAACcttcaaa GACAAGCAAGACTTTTTTTACCACGAAATGAGAAAGTACCATCAAAAACATTACCATGAAAAGCTAGCGATGGAGGTGAAAAGAGATAAGTTACTGGAAAGTAGCATGAAAGCTTCCAAGAACTTTTCCGTCTCGGACTGGTgcaagaattttgaaattagctTCTCGGGAGAACAAG GAATTGATTGGGGCGGGCTACGTCGAGAATGGTTCGAGCTCATCTGTGCCCAACTCTTCGATGCCAAATATGGGTTATTTTGCAGTTTCCATGAAGGACAGCAATCGTTAGTGCATCCCAACCCCAACAGACCCCCTACGTTGAAACTGAAGCATTACGAATTTGCCGGAAAAG TTGTTGGCAAATGTCTTTATGAAACTGCCTTGGGAGGATCTTACAGACAATTAGTGAGAGCCAGATTTACAAGATCGTTTTTGGCTCAAGTCATTGGCCTTCGGGTTCACTACAAG TATTTCGAACAAGACGATCCAGATctctatttaacaaaaattaaatacctaCTAGAAAATAACATTGATGAAATCGAGACTGAGGTCTATTTCGTTGAGGAAGAATACGACAATACCGGGCAGTTAAATAGAGCG GTAGAATTGATACCCAACGGAACAAAAATTCGAGTAAAAGACAGCACAAAACTGCAGTACTTAGACGCCTTGGCACAATACAAACTGGCCACCAAAGTGAAAGACGAACTGGAAGCTTTCCTCAAAGGTCTCAATGAGTTAATCCCCGACAATTTGCTGAGcatttttgatgaaaacgaATTGGAA CTATTACTTTGCGGAACCGGCCAGTACAGCTCGGCCGACCTGCGCGCGCATCATGTTCTAAATGGAGATTCGTCCGAGTTTAGGAGGGTGGTGGGTTGGTTTTGGGCAGCCGTCGGTAATTTTACTCAGGAGGAAATAGCTCGCTTACTACAGTTTGTTACTGGGTGCTCGCAATTACCGGCAGGTGGATTTGCGGAATTGACCCCAAGATTCCAAATTACCGCTGCTCCCACATTCGGCAACTTACCCACTGCGCATACATG TTTTAATCAACTTTGCCTGCCAGACTACGACTCTTACCAGCATTTCGAAAAAGCCCTGCTTCTTGCCATCAGCGAGGGAACCGAAGGTTTCGGTATGGTATAA